A window from Lathyrus oleraceus cultivar Zhongwan6 unplaced genomic scaffold, CAAS_Psat_ZW6_1.0 chrUn0152, whole genome shotgun sequence encodes these proteins:
- the LOC127112545 gene encoding cation/H(+) antiporter 15, which translates to MEMANYACYNVSFSPSNNIWMADDIMIKHVPLLCLQIAYDILVSRLFYFVLKPLHVPLIIAQVLAGFTLSPSLLGNFEWVFSLFYSQYGILAVETFANLGIMYYVFLSGLEMNSDTILRSRKKGTSIAIAGIVTPMLFGVGFLALQQKLIDKNDVFAQTPKENQGEAYLFWCLALSVTGFPVLARILANLKLLYTKLGKDALTAAMLTDAYGWVMFTLLIPYSTRGGKPYLSVISTLMFIVFCFAVVRPILTPIIEHKTSMNTWRKSHLLDVLTGVCICSYITDSLGTHPIVGAFVFGLILPHGKFADVVLELSADFVSEILCPVYFAGFGFRLNLPFLLKQKNAGLMFLVMLLLCIPKVLSSVIVTFFFGMPARDGVAIGLLLNTKGIMAVILLNIAWDKRILDPYTFMVMMLAIIVMTVMVSPLINAIYKPKFRFMQSQLRTVQKLRFDVELRIVACVHNAKHANNMIHVIEATNATRLSPIHVSVAHLVQLTRHGTAILVSQMDNSNSTIGGAEATNYGSQLEFESITNAFEKLVEQYNAIRFDISSVVSSYTTIHEDIYNVAEEKRASLILLPFHKDYSTIEDAPEIIHNEHCEINKNVLQKAPCSVGIFVDRGLGSLLEIKLRIIMIFIGGPDDREALSIAWRMAGHPGTQLHVVRINLLGKAAEETKLKMEKSKSRHGMLSTVIDNVMQKELDEECIISFRHKAVNNNDSILYSEKEVHSNTGEEIPTLLNDIDKPGYDLYIVGQGSGKNSVIFSRLLEWCDHPELGVIGDILASTSFGTQSSVLIVQQYLVGRKRVMRKCHEVKTGTENL; encoded by the exons ATGGAGATGGCAAATTATGCATGTTATAATGTATCATTTAGTCCTTCAAACAATATCTGGATGGCTGATGATATTATGATAAAACATGTTCCTCTTTTGTGTCTCCAAATTGCTTATGATATTTTGGTTTCTCGGCTTTTCTACTTCGTCCTTAAGCCCCTTCATGTGCCCCTCATTATTGCGCAGGTGTTG GCTGGTTTTACTCTGAGTCCAAGTCTCTTGGGAAATTTTGAATGGGTATTTTCCTTGTTTTATAGTCAATATGGAATCCTAGCCGTTGAAACCTTTGCAAACTTAGGAATAATGTACTATGTGTTCCTAAGTGGTTTAGAAATGAATTCAGACACCATCTTAAGATCAAGGAAGAAAGGTACAAGCATAGCAATTGCCGGCATTGTGACGCCAATGTTATTTGGTGTTGGATTTCTAGCTCTACAACAAAAACTTATAGATAAAAATGATGTTTTCGCACAAACACCAAAAGAAAATCAAGGCGAAGCATATTTATTCTGGTGTTTAGCACTTTCTGTAACAGGTTTCCCTGTCCTTGCAAGAATCTTAGCTAATCTTAAACTTTTATATACAAAGCTTGGAAAAGATGCATTGACAGCAGCTATGTTAACCGATGCATATGGTTGGGTTATGTTTACCTTGTTGATTCCTTATTCGACTAGAGGTGGAAAGCCTTATCTCTCAGTAATCTCTACTTTGATGTTCATAGTTTTTTGCTTTGCTGTGGTGAGACCTATCCTTACTCCAATCATTGAACACAAAACAAGTATGAACACGTGGCGAAAATCACACTTGTTGGACGTGTTGACGGGAGTGTGTATTTGTTCGTACATTACGGATTCTCTCGGTACACATCCTATTGTTGGAGCTTTTGTGTTTGGATTAATTTTGCCTCATGGAAAGTTTGCTGATGTGGTTTTGGAATTGTCGGCCGATTTTGTTTCTGAGATTCTGTGTCCTGTTTACTTTGCTGGATTTGGTTTTAGACTCAACTTGCCTTTCCTTTTGAAGCAAAAGAATGCGGGTTTAATGTTTTTGGTTATGCTTTTGTTATGCATACCTAAAGTTTTGAGCTCTGTGATTGTCACTTTCTTCTTCGGTATGCCTGCCCGAGATGGAGTTGCCATTGGATTGCTTCTCAACACCAAGGGTATCATGGCTGTCATACTACTGAATATTGCTTGGGACAAAAGG ATTTTGGATCCATATACTTTCATGGTTATGATGCTTGCTATTATAGTAATGACTGTAATGGTTTCTCCCTTGATCAATGCAATATACAAACCAAAATTCCGATTCATGCAATCGCAATTAAGGACCGTGCAAAAACTGAGGTTCGATGTGGAGCTTCGAATCGTCGCTTGTGTCCACAATGCTAAACATGCCAATAACATGATCCATGTCATTGAAGCCACAAATGCTACTAGACTTTCACCTATACATGTATCAGTAGCTCACTTAGTTCAACTCACTAGACATGGCACAGCTATTCTTGTTTCACAAATGGATAATTCAAACAGCACGATTGGTGGCGCAGAAGCAACCAACTATGGATCACAATTAGAGTTTGAGAGCATAACTAATGCATTTGAAAAACTCGTAGAACAATACAATGCGATTAGGTTTGACATATCAAGTGTTGTCTCGTCCTACACAACTATCCATGAGGACATTTACAATGTTGCCGAAGAGAAACGCGCCAGCCTAATTCTCCTTCCCTTTCACAAAGACTACTCAACAATAGAAGATGCTCCAGAAATAATCCACAATGAACATTGTGAGATAAACAAAAATGTTCTACAAAAAGCACCTTGTTCGGTAGGGATCTTTGTGGATCGCGGTTTAGGATCGTTGTTAGAAATAAAATTACGCATTATAATGATTTTCATCGGTGGACCTGACGACCGTGAAGCCTTGTCTATTGCATGGAGAATGGCGGGGCATCCAGGAACACAATTACATGTTGTGAGGATCAATCTGTTAGGTAAGGCTGCAGAAGAAACAAAACTAAAAATGGAAAAAAGCAAGTCTCGTCATGGAATGTTGTCGACGGTTATAGACAATGTGATGCAAAAAGAGTTGGATGAAGAGTGTATAATTTCCTTTAGGCACAAAGCAGTGAACAATAACGATTCAATTCTTTACTCAGAGAAGGAAGTCCATTCGAATACGGGCGAAGAGATTCCAACGCTTCTTAACGATATTGATAAACCTGGATATGATTTGTACATTGTTGGACAAGGAAGCGGTAAGAACTCGGTGATTTTTTCGAGGTTGTTGGAATGGTGCGACCATCCTGAACTTGGTGTTATAGGTGACATATTGGCTTCAACTAGCTTTGGTACGCAATCTTCTGTGCTTATTGTGCAACAATATTTGGTTGGAAGAAAACGCGTTATGAGAAAATGTCATGAAGTGAAAACTGGTACTGAAAATTTGTAA